The proteins below are encoded in one region of Buttiauxella gaviniae:
- a CDS encoding alpha-2-macroglobulin family protein yields the protein MRAIRLGALAATLVAALALAGCDNNDKPQPVEKSDSAAQQNAAPAAAKPNASQLEKLAKESAGKPLKLLDASEVQLDGASTLVLTFSIPLDPNQDFSRVAHLVDKTSGKVDGAWELSDSLKELRLRHLEPKRELIVTVDNGLLALNKATFGLHFEKQISTRDIQPSVGFASRGSLLPTKVIAGLPVMALNVDKIDVNFYRIKSESLSSFISQWQYRNSVSNWESDNLLQLADLVYSGRFDLNPARNTREKLLLPLGEIKPLQQPGVYIAIMNQAGHYSYSNAATLFTLSDIGVSAHRYHDRLDVFTQSLENGSAQSGVDITLLNEKGQTLAQARSDSDGHTTLEKIDKGTLLLARTTEQTTLLDLNRPALDLAEFNIAGDVGYSKQFFMFGPRDLYRPGETVLVNALLRDSDGKALPAQPVKLEVVKPDGQVARTQVWQPEKGLYQFSYPLNQDVQTGTWQVRVNTGDNQPRVWSFKVEDFMPERMALNITGDPQPVSPDDAVSFEISGRYLYGAPASGNSLQGQLFLRPLREAVTALPGFQFGNINEDNLTRNLDEVQLQLDEQGKTTVSTDSQWSDVLSPLRLVLQASLLESGGRPVTRRAEQAIWPAEALPGIRPQFASKQVYDYRTDSTRTQPIVDEDSSAGFDVVYANAKGEKLAVTGLDVRLIRERRDYFWSWEEGQGWQSQYDQKDLVEAEEKLDLAAGETGKVAFPVEWGSYRLEVRDAHTDIVSSLRFWAGYSWQDNSDGEGAVRPDRVTLKIDKPSYKPGDTINLHISAPAAGKGYAMVESSDGPLWWKEIDVPAKGLDIAIPVDKSWQRHDLYLSTLVIRPGDKSRAATPKRAVGLLHLPLGDESRRLALELETPAKMRPNQNLTVKVKTKAINGTMPKQINVLVSAVDSGVLNITDYKTPDPWESFFGRKRYGADLYDIYGQVIEGEGRLAALRFGGDGDEGDELSRGGKKPVNHVTIIAEQALPVQLNENGEGTVTLPIGDFNGELRVMAQAWTEERYGNSEQKVVVAAPLVTELAAPRFMASGDTSRLAMDLTNLTDTPQNLTLNLNTSGLITLGSPDSQTLQLAPGARKTVFISVSALEGFGDGQLNAQISGVNLPGEIFTPLQKQWKLGVRPPFPAQNINSGAVLAAGEVWDIPPQHISGLAPSTLEGQMLLSGRPPLNLARYIRELKAYPYGCLEQTTSGLFPSLYINQAQLAALGISGTTDEQRRAAIDLGISRLLDMQRDNGSFGLWDKEGPEEYWLTAYVTDFLVRASEQGYSVNTDSLNKANQRLLRYLQDSGLIALRYSDDAAASKFAIQAYAGQVLARQQKAPLGALREVWARHNTARAGLPLVQLGAALKLMGDAPRGDKAIQSGLQTPRSDERIWLADYGSELRDKAMMLNLLEENKWFGEQQNQLLMDLSNLAYSQRWLSTQESNALFLAGRNWQTAKGDWQSQVSFAAEPLTGTQSVTRNLTVEQLAGLQVTNTGTSNLYLRVDSVGYPLQAPAPSSNVLHIDRHFLDAQGNRKSLSDLKSGELILVWLDVWADKNVPDALVVDLLPAGIELENQNLSESSASLNESDNQIQGLLSQMQQADIQHMEFRDDRFVAALPLNESQHATLIYLARAVTPGTYHVPVSQVESMYIPQWRATGTSPGMLTVQP from the coding sequence ATGAGAGCAATACGTTTGGGGGCGCTGGCAGCCACGCTGGTCGCTGCATTGGCACTTGCAGGGTGTGACAATAACGATAAACCTCAGCCAGTAGAGAAAAGCGACAGTGCGGCTCAGCAAAATGCTGCACCTGCTGCGGCAAAGCCAAACGCATCGCAGCTTGAAAAACTTGCGAAGGAATCTGCGGGCAAACCGCTGAAGTTGCTTGATGCTTCTGAAGTCCAACTGGATGGCGCGAGTACACTCGTTCTCACATTCTCAATCCCCTTAGATCCCAACCAGGATTTTTCACGCGTGGCGCATTTGGTTGATAAAACGAGTGGCAAAGTTGACGGTGCGTGGGAACTTTCAGACTCACTCAAAGAGCTGCGTTTACGCCATCTTGAGCCCAAACGTGAATTGATAGTGACCGTTGATAACGGGCTACTGGCACTGAACAAAGCGACTTTTGGCCTTCATTTTGAAAAACAAATTTCGACCCGCGATATTCAACCGAGCGTGGGCTTTGCCAGCCGGGGCTCGTTGTTGCCTACGAAAGTGATTGCCGGTTTGCCGGTGATGGCACTTAACGTCGATAAAATTGACGTCAACTTCTACCGCATAAAAAGTGAATCGTTAAGCTCGTTCATCAGCCAGTGGCAATATCGGAACTCCGTTTCTAACTGGGAGTCTGACAACTTATTACAACTAGCGGATCTGGTGTACAGCGGGCGGTTTGATCTGAATCCTGCTCGTAATACGCGTGAGAAGTTGTTGCTACCGTTAGGTGAAATTAAGCCGCTACAGCAGCCTGGCGTTTACATTGCCATTATGAATCAGGCGGGCCATTACAGTTACAGTAACGCCGCGACGCTGTTTACTCTGAGCGATATTGGCGTGTCTGCGCACCGTTACCATGATCGCCTGGATGTCTTTACTCAAAGTCTTGAAAATGGGTCGGCTCAATCCGGCGTAGATATCACTCTACTTAATGAGAAAGGCCAAACGCTGGCACAGGCCAGGAGTGACAGCGATGGCCATACAACGCTTGAGAAAATAGACAAAGGCACATTACTGCTGGCACGTACCACCGAGCAAACCACTCTGCTGGATTTGAATCGTCCGGCTCTGGACCTGGCTGAGTTTAATATTGCCGGAGATGTCGGATACAGTAAGCAATTCTTTATGTTTGGCCCACGGGATCTGTATCGCCCAGGTGAAACCGTTCTGGTAAATGCGTTATTACGCGATAGCGACGGTAAAGCCTTGCCTGCCCAACCGGTAAAACTTGAAGTAGTAAAACCTGACGGCCAGGTAGCCCGAACACAAGTCTGGCAACCTGAAAAAGGCTTATACCAGTTTAGTTATCCATTGAACCAGGATGTACAAACTGGCACTTGGCAGGTACGTGTCAATACGGGTGATAACCAGCCGCGTGTATGGTCATTTAAAGTCGAAGACTTCATGCCAGAGCGTATGGCACTTAACATCACCGGCGACCCACAACCCGTCTCCCCTGATGATGCTGTTAGCTTCGAAATTTCTGGGCGCTACCTGTACGGTGCGCCTGCATCCGGTAACAGTTTGCAAGGGCAACTCTTCTTGCGCCCACTGCGTGAAGCCGTTACGGCTTTGCCAGGGTTCCAGTTTGGCAACATTAATGAAGATAATCTCACGCGTAATCTGGATGAAGTTCAGCTCCAGCTAGATGAACAAGGCAAAACAACGGTCAGCACCGACAGCCAATGGTCTGATGTTCTATCGCCTTTACGACTGGTGTTGCAAGCCAGTTTGCTGGAGTCAGGGGGCCGCCCGGTAACGCGTCGTGCGGAACAAGCTATCTGGCCAGCAGAGGCGTTGCCGGGCATCCGCCCGCAATTCGCCAGCAAGCAAGTCTATGACTATCGCACTGACAGTACCCGTACTCAGCCCATCGTCGATGAAGACAGTAGCGCCGGTTTTGACGTTGTGTACGCCAATGCAAAAGGAGAAAAACTGGCGGTTACAGGGCTTGATGTTCGCCTGATTCGTGAACGCCGGGATTACTTCTGGAGTTGGGAAGAGGGGCAAGGTTGGCAGTCGCAATATGACCAAAAAGATTTGGTAGAAGCGGAAGAAAAGCTGGATTTGGCGGCGGGTGAAACGGGCAAAGTTGCCTTCCCCGTAGAGTGGGGGTCTTATCGCCTCGAAGTCCGTGACGCGCATACTGACATCGTCAGCAGCCTTCGTTTCTGGGCAGGTTATAGCTGGCAAGATAATAGTGATGGAGAAGGTGCGGTACGCCCCGATCGCGTGACGCTAAAAATTGATAAGCCGAGCTACAAACCCGGTGACACTATCAATCTGCATATTTCTGCCCCGGCCGCAGGCAAAGGCTACGCGATGGTTGAATCCAGCGATGGGCCACTGTGGTGGAAAGAAATTGATGTGCCAGCGAAGGGGCTGGATATCGCCATTCCCGTTGATAAAAGCTGGCAGCGCCATGACCTTTACCTGAGCACATTGGTTATTCGCCCTGGTGATAAGAGCCGTGCCGCCACGCCAAAACGCGCTGTTGGTCTGCTGCATTTACCGCTCGGTGATGAAAGCCGTCGGCTGGCCCTTGAGTTAGAAACTCCGGCCAAAATGCGTCCGAATCAAAACCTCACGGTGAAAGTAAAAACCAAGGCTATTAACGGGACTATGCCGAAGCAAATTAACGTCCTGGTTTCTGCTGTTGATAGCGGCGTATTGAATATTACTGACTACAAAACCCCAGACCCATGGGAGTCCTTCTTTGGTCGTAAACGTTATGGTGCAGATTTATACGATATTTACGGTCAGGTCATCGAAGGCGAAGGGCGTTTAGCCGCATTACGCTTTGGTGGTGATGGCGATGAAGGGGATGAGCTAAGTCGCGGCGGTAAAAAACCGGTTAACCATGTCACTATCATCGCTGAACAAGCCCTGCCGGTACAACTGAATGAAAATGGTGAAGGTACCGTCACGCTACCTATCGGTGATTTTAACGGTGAACTGCGTGTAATGGCGCAGGCATGGACGGAAGAGCGTTATGGTAACAGCGAACAAAAAGTTGTCGTCGCAGCGCCCCTGGTCACTGAACTGGCGGCTCCGCGTTTTATGGCAAGTGGCGATACCAGCCGTTTAGCCATGGATCTCACAAACCTTACTGACACTCCTCAAAACCTTACGTTAAACCTGAATACCAGCGGTTTAATTACCCTTGGTTCCCCTGATTCGCAAACGCTGCAATTAGCGCCAGGCGCACGTAAAACGGTGTTTATTTCTGTGAGTGCACTGGAAGGCTTTGGTGATGGTCAGCTAAATGCACAAATTAGCGGTGTGAACTTGCCAGGGGAAATATTCACGCCTCTTCAAAAACAATGGAAATTAGGCGTACGTCCTCCATTCCCTGCGCAAAACATCAACAGTGGCGCGGTGCTTGCTGCAGGTGAAGTTTGGGATATTCCACCGCAGCATATTTCTGGCTTAGCCCCATCAACGCTAGAAGGTCAGATGCTGTTAAGTGGACGCCCGCCGCTTAATCTTGCGCGCTATATTCGTGAGCTTAAAGCCTATCCGTATGGTTGCCTTGAACAAACTACAAGCGGGTTATTCCCGTCGCTTTATATCAATCAGGCTCAGCTCGCCGCGCTTGGAATAAGCGGAACCACAGATGAGCAGCGTCGGGCTGCAATCGATCTGGGGATTTCTCGCCTGTTGGATATGCAGCGCGATAACGGAAGCTTTGGGCTGTGGGATAAAGAAGGGCCGGAAGAGTACTGGCTAACGGCCTACGTCACTGATTTCCTGGTGCGAGCGAGTGAGCAGGGCTATAGCGTAAATACGGATTCTCTTAATAAAGCGAATCAGCGGTTGCTGCGTTATCTTCAGGATTCAGGGCTTATCGCGCTGCGTTATAGCGATGATGCCGCAGCCAGTAAATTTGCGATTCAGGCATACGCAGGCCAGGTTTTGGCTCGTCAGCAAAAAGCCCCGTTGGGGGCGTTGCGTGAAGTGTGGGCACGCCATAACACAGCCCGAGCAGGCCTGCCTTTAGTACAATTGGGGGCGGCATTAAAACTGATGGGTGATGCGCCGCGCGGCGATAAGGCTATTCAATCAGGTTTGCAAACCCCTCGCAGTGATGAGCGAATTTGGCTGGCTGACTACGGCAGCGAATTGCGTGACAAAGCGATGATGCTGAATCTCCTGGAAGAGAATAAGTGGTTTGGGGAACAACAGAATCAATTGCTGATGGATCTCTCAAACCTTGCTTATAGCCAGCGCTGGCTCTCCACTCAGGAAAGCAATGCTCTATTCCTTGCTGGCCGTAACTGGCAAACGGCAAAAGGGGATTGGCAGTCGCAAGTCTCGTTTGCTGCAGAACCATTAACCGGTACGCAATCTGTGACTCGCAATTTAACCGTTGAACAACTCGCAGGTTTGCAAGTCACTAATACTGGTACCAGCAATCTTTATCTTCGCGTCGACAGCGTGGGCTATCCGCTTCAGGCTCCAGCCCCTTCCAGCAATGTGCTGCATATTGATCGCCATTTCCTGGATGCGCAAGGCAACCGTAAATCGCTTTCAGATCTAAAAAGCGGCGAGTTGATTTTGGTTTGGCTGGATGTGTGGGCGGATAAAAACGTGCCAGATGCGTTGGTGGTCGATTTACTCCCCGCCGGGATTGAACTGGAAAATCAGAATCTTTCTGAAAGCAGCGCCAGTCTGAACGAAAGTGATAATCAGATTCAGGGGTTATTGAGCCAGATGCAACAGGCCGATATTCAGCATATGGAATTCCGTGATGACCGCTTTGTTGCTGCATTGCCGCTCAATGAGAGCCAGCATGCGACGTTGATTTACCTGGCGAGAGCAGTCACACCAGGAACTTATCATGTGCCCGTTTCACAAGTGGAATCTATGTATATACCTCAATGGCGGGCAACAGGTACCAGCCCCGGCATGCTGACTGTTCAGCCGTAG
- a CDS encoding PTS transporter subunit EIIC: MKSAVNALQNFGKSLYGPVLILPIVGLFIAFGNVLGNGNLSEYLPFLDHPSIQHTGVLISKSAVSVLANLALVFGVGIPIGLAAKDKGYAALIGLVTFIVFINAMNVTLQLQGELAPADQMRAAGQSMVLGVQVLEMGVFAGILTGALSGYLYNRYSSVQFSGAMAIYSGHCFVAIIMLPVSMLLGVVMSEIWPFAQHGISALALAIKGAGAFGVAIYGFLERILVPTGLHHLVYTPFLYTELGGTADVCGNIYQGARNIYFAEMACPSVHQLSSTVVWDARGISKMFGLPAAALAMYMTAKPERKAAAKAILIPAALTSMLVGVTEPLEFSFLFVAPLLFGVHAVLTGLGMMLFYLLSVHAIGANGIIDFILYNLPLGTEKSNWPMYIAVGLTMSVIYFLVFRFLIRRFDMKTPGRETDDQETKLYSKQEYQAKGSNDGLGEAIIEGLGGRANIEVVDNCYTRLRVTVRDVSVIDEPRLKSTGAKGVIKQGNNVQVVYGLHVKKMREAVETFL, translated from the coding sequence ATGAAAAGTGCCGTTAACGCCCTACAAAATTTCGGAAAATCACTCTATGGCCCGGTGCTTATTTTACCCATCGTCGGTTTATTTATCGCGTTTGGTAATGTATTGGGCAATGGTAACCTCTCGGAATACCTACCGTTTCTCGACCACCCTTCAATTCAGCATACGGGAGTATTGATCTCAAAGTCTGCCGTTTCGGTCCTGGCAAACCTCGCGCTAGTGTTTGGCGTTGGGATTCCCATCGGTCTTGCTGCGAAAGATAAAGGCTACGCGGCACTCATTGGCCTGGTCACTTTTATTGTCTTTATTAACGCAATGAATGTGACATTACAGCTCCAGGGTGAGCTGGCACCTGCCGACCAAATGAGAGCCGCCGGGCAAAGCATGGTTTTAGGCGTGCAGGTGCTTGAGATGGGTGTCTTCGCAGGGATTCTTACCGGCGCGCTATCGGGTTATTTGTACAACCGTTACTCCAGCGTACAGTTTTCTGGCGCGATGGCGATTTACTCTGGGCACTGTTTTGTCGCCATTATCATGCTGCCGGTTTCGATGTTACTCGGTGTGGTGATGAGTGAAATTTGGCCATTTGCTCAGCACGGAATTAGCGCCCTTGCGTTAGCGATTAAAGGTGCCGGGGCCTTTGGCGTGGCTATCTACGGTTTCCTGGAACGTATTCTTGTGCCAACCGGCCTTCATCACCTGGTTTACACCCCCTTCTTGTACACCGAATTAGGGGGGACTGCGGATGTATGCGGCAACATTTACCAGGGCGCGCGCAATATTTACTTCGCCGAAATGGCATGCCCGAGCGTTCATCAACTCAGCAGCACCGTGGTGTGGGATGCGCGTGGTATCAGTAAAATGTTCGGCCTTCCCGCTGCCGCACTCGCCATGTATATGACGGCAAAACCTGAGCGCAAAGCCGCCGCCAAAGCCATCCTTATTCCTGCAGCGCTGACCTCCATGCTGGTTGGCGTCACTGAGCCGCTGGAGTTTTCCTTCCTGTTCGTCGCCCCGCTGCTGTTTGGCGTCCATGCGGTTCTGACGGGTCTTGGCATGATGTTGTTCTATCTGCTGAGCGTTCACGCCATCGGTGCCAACGGCATTATCGATTTCATTCTTTATAACCTGCCGCTGGGCACCGAGAAATCCAACTGGCCGATGTATATCGCGGTTGGCCTGACGATGTCTGTCATCTACTTCCTGGTCTTCCGCTTCCTGATTCGTCGCTTCGATATGAAAACACCAGGACGTGAAACGGATGACCAGGAGACAAAACTGTATAGCAAACAAGAGTATCAGGCCAAAGGCAGCAACGATGGGCTTGGCGAAGCCATTATCGAAGGGCTGGGTGGTCGAGCCAATATTGAAGTGGTTGATAACTGCTATACCCGCCTGCGGGTCACCGTACGCGACGTGTCTGTTATCGACGAACCCCGCCTGAAATCGACCGGCGCGAAAGGGGTGATTAAACAAGGTAATAACGTTCAGGTGGTCTACGGGCTGCATGTCAAAAAAATGCGTGAAGCAGTAGAGACGTTTCTCTAA